One part of the Falco peregrinus isolate bFalPer1 chromosome 14, bFalPer1.pri, whole genome shotgun sequence genome encodes these proteins:
- the AKTIP gene encoding AKT-interacting protein isoform X3 has translation MNPFWSMSTSSVRKRPDAEEKTLSGELRTSPLRASAKKQLPSIPKNAVPITKPASPATSSQSTNGTHASYGPFYLEYSLLAEFTLVVKQKLPGVYVQPSYRSALMWFGVIFIRHGLYQDGVFKFTVYIPDNYPDGDCPRLVFDLPVFHPLVDPLSGELDVKRAFAKWRRNHNHIWQVLMYARRVFYKIDTTSPQNPEAAVLYEKDIQLFKSKVVDSVKLCSSHLFDQPKIEDPYAIIFSPWNPAIHDEAREKMLTQKKKPDDQHCKSMHVSGLSWVKPGSVQPFSKEEKTMPT, from the exons ATGAACCCTTTCTGGAGCATGTCTACGAGTTCTGTGCGCAAG AGACCTGATGCTGAAGAGAAAACTTTGAGTGGAGAGCTGCGAACCAGTCCTCTACGAGCCTCTGCAAAGAAACAGTTGCCTTCTATTCCAAAGAATGCTGTGCCAATAACCAAGCCTGCTTCACCTGCCACGTCATCCCAGTCGACAAATGGAACGCATGCTTCCTATGGGCCTTTTTATTTGGAGTATTCCCTCCTTGCAGAATT TACCTTGGTTGTAAAGCAGAAATTGCCAGGTGTCTACGTGCAGCCATCTTACCGATCAGCGTTAA tgTGGTTTGGTGTAATATTCATAAGACATGGGCTGTACCAGGATGGTGTGTTTAAGTTTACTGTTTATATTCCTGATAATTACCCAGATGGAGACTGCCCG CGCTTGGTTTTTGATCTGCCCGTCTTCCATCCACTAGTGGATCCTTTATCTGGTGAACTGGATGTGAAAAGAGCATTTGCAAAATGGAG gcgAAATCATAATCACATTTGGCAAGTGTTAATGTATGCTCGCAGAGTCTTCTACAAGATTGATACAACTAGTCCTCAGAATCCTGAGGCTGCAGTGCT GTATGAAAAAGATATTCAGCTGTTCAAAAGTAAAGTGGTGGACAGTGTCAAACTATGCAGCAGTCATTTATTTGATCAGCCCAAAATAGAGGATCCCTATGCAATCAT TTTTTCTCCGTGGAATCCAGCTATACATGATGAAGCTAGAGAGAAGATGTTGACTCAGAAG AAGAAGCCAGACGATCAGCACTGCAAAAGCATGCACGTTTCTGGCCTGTCGTGGGTAAAGCCTGGCTCCGTGCAGCCTTTCAGCAAAGAAGAGAAGACGATGCCTACTTAG
- the AKTIP gene encoding AKT-interacting protein isoform X1 encodes MCDGCKTEGPEDSLKKLRSCRPLFGIHVMNPFWSMSTSSVRKRPDAEEKTLSGELRTSPLRASAKKQLPSIPKNAVPITKPASPATSSQSTNGTHASYGPFYLEYSLLAEFTLVVKQKLPGVYVQPSYRSALMWFGVIFIRHGLYQDGVFKFTVYIPDNYPDGDCPRLVFDLPVFHPLVDPLSGELDVKRAFAKWRRNHNHIWQVLMYARRVFYKIDTTSPQNPEAAVLYEKDIQLFKSKVVDSVKLCSSHLFDQPKIEDPYAIIFSPWNPAIHDEAREKMLTQKKKPDDQHCKSMHVSGLSWVKPGSVQPFSKEEKTMPT; translated from the exons ATGTGCGATG GGTGTAAAACAGAGGGACCCGAGGACTCtctgaagaaactgagaagttgCAGGCCTTTGTTTGGAATACACGTTATGAACCCTTTCTGGAGCATGTCTACGAGTTCTGTGCGCAAG AGACCTGATGCTGAAGAGAAAACTTTGAGTGGAGAGCTGCGAACCAGTCCTCTACGAGCCTCTGCAAAGAAACAGTTGCCTTCTATTCCAAAGAATGCTGTGCCAATAACCAAGCCTGCTTCACCTGCCACGTCATCCCAGTCGACAAATGGAACGCATGCTTCCTATGGGCCTTTTTATTTGGAGTATTCCCTCCTTGCAGAATT TACCTTGGTTGTAAAGCAGAAATTGCCAGGTGTCTACGTGCAGCCATCTTACCGATCAGCGTTAA tgTGGTTTGGTGTAATATTCATAAGACATGGGCTGTACCAGGATGGTGTGTTTAAGTTTACTGTTTATATTCCTGATAATTACCCAGATGGAGACTGCCCG CGCTTGGTTTTTGATCTGCCCGTCTTCCATCCACTAGTGGATCCTTTATCTGGTGAACTGGATGTGAAAAGAGCATTTGCAAAATGGAG gcgAAATCATAATCACATTTGGCAAGTGTTAATGTATGCTCGCAGAGTCTTCTACAAGATTGATACAACTAGTCCTCAGAATCCTGAGGCTGCAGTGCT GTATGAAAAAGATATTCAGCTGTTCAAAAGTAAAGTGGTGGACAGTGTCAAACTATGCAGCAGTCATTTATTTGATCAGCCCAAAATAGAGGATCCCTATGCAATCAT TTTTTCTCCGTGGAATCCAGCTATACATGATGAAGCTAGAGAGAAGATGTTGACTCAGAAG AAGAAGCCAGACGATCAGCACTGCAAAAGCATGCACGTTTCTGGCCTGTCGTGGGTAAAGCCTGGCTCCGTGCAGCCTTTCAGCAAAGAAGAGAAGACGATGCCTACTTAG
- the AKTIP gene encoding AKT-interacting protein isoform X2 → MCDGCKTEGPEDSLKKLRSCRPLFGIHVMNPFWSMSTSSVRKRPDAEEKTLSGELRTSPLRASAKKQLPSIPKNAVPITKPASPATSSQSTNGTHASYGPFYLEYSLLAEFTLVVKQKLPGVYVQPSYRSALMWFGVIFIRHGLYQDGVFKFTVYIPDNYPDGDCPRLVFDLPVFHPLVDPLSGELDVKRAFAKWRRNHNHIWQVLMYARRVFYKIDTTSPQNPEAAVLYEKDIQLFKSKVVDSVKLCSSHLFDQPKIEDPYAIIFSPWNPAIHDEAREKMLTQKKPDDQHCKSMHVSGLSWVKPGSVQPFSKEEKTMPT, encoded by the exons ATGTGCGATG GGTGTAAAACAGAGGGACCCGAGGACTCtctgaagaaactgagaagttgCAGGCCTTTGTTTGGAATACACGTTATGAACCCTTTCTGGAGCATGTCTACGAGTTCTGTGCGCAAG AGACCTGATGCTGAAGAGAAAACTTTGAGTGGAGAGCTGCGAACCAGTCCTCTACGAGCCTCTGCAAAGAAACAGTTGCCTTCTATTCCAAAGAATGCTGTGCCAATAACCAAGCCTGCTTCACCTGCCACGTCATCCCAGTCGACAAATGGAACGCATGCTTCCTATGGGCCTTTTTATTTGGAGTATTCCCTCCTTGCAGAATT TACCTTGGTTGTAAAGCAGAAATTGCCAGGTGTCTACGTGCAGCCATCTTACCGATCAGCGTTAA tgTGGTTTGGTGTAATATTCATAAGACATGGGCTGTACCAGGATGGTGTGTTTAAGTTTACTGTTTATATTCCTGATAATTACCCAGATGGAGACTGCCCG CGCTTGGTTTTTGATCTGCCCGTCTTCCATCCACTAGTGGATCCTTTATCTGGTGAACTGGATGTGAAAAGAGCATTTGCAAAATGGAG gcgAAATCATAATCACATTTGGCAAGTGTTAATGTATGCTCGCAGAGTCTTCTACAAGATTGATACAACTAGTCCTCAGAATCCTGAGGCTGCAGTGCT GTATGAAAAAGATATTCAGCTGTTCAAAAGTAAAGTGGTGGACAGTGTCAAACTATGCAGCAGTCATTTATTTGATCAGCCCAAAATAGAGGATCCCTATGCAATCAT TTTTTCTCCGTGGAATCCAGCTATACATGATGAAGCTAGAGAGAAGATGTTGACTCAGAAG AAGCCAGACGATCAGCACTGCAAAAGCATGCACGTTTCTGGCCTGTCGTGGGTAAAGCCTGGCTCCGTGCAGCCTTTCAGCAAAGAAGAGAAGACGATGCCTACTTAG